The following coding sequences are from one Natrarchaeobaculum sulfurireducens window:
- a CDS encoding small multi-drug export protein gives MTTTQLFIEVGTQLEETSGLLQYGLVALFAAIPIVEIFVVIPIAIGLGLDPLVTGVAAFAGNTASVVLLVAFQQRLATWWHRRRGTAADGDGVGGRARARRIWDRYGLPGLALAGPVVTGIHIAALVGLAAGSKARAVAWWTTVSIGVWTVVFVVASVYGLSLLGIA, from the coding sequence ATGACGACGACACAGCTATTCATCGAGGTCGGCACGCAACTCGAGGAGACGTCGGGATTACTTCAATACGGGCTGGTGGCGCTGTTCGCCGCGATTCCGATCGTCGAGATTTTCGTCGTCATCCCGATCGCGATCGGGCTCGGGCTCGATCCACTCGTGACCGGCGTCGCCGCGTTCGCCGGCAACACCGCCTCGGTCGTGTTACTCGTCGCCTTCCAGCAACGACTCGCAACGTGGTGGCACCGACGACGTGGGACGGCGGCCGACGGTGACGGCGTGGGTGGACGCGCTCGAGCCCGGCGAATCTGGGATCGGTACGGACTGCCCGGACTCGCCCTCGCGGGACCGGTCGTTACGGGCATCCATATCGCCGCACTCGTCGGACTCGCCGCCGGGAGCAAGGCTCGAGCCGTCGCCTGGTGGACCACTGTCAGCATCGGCGTCTGGACCGTCGTCTTCGTCGTCGCCTCGGTGTACGGGCTCTCGCTGCTCGGAATCGCATAA
- the mutS gene encoding DNA mismatch repair protein MutS, which yields MTEATGIVGEFLSLKAGTDADVLAMQCGDFYEFFGDDAELVGDELDLKVTSKSSQGQSYPMAGVPLDDLTPYLKALVERGYRVAVADQYETDSGHAREVVRVVTPGTLLETTDADAQYLTAVVGDAADSSDGRSARGSSTDAAYGLAFADVTTGRFLVAEADDVDGALTELYRFDPVEVLPGPDARTDDRLLETVRERFDATLSLHETEAFAPKRAAHAVRDQFGAETVDRLPVGERAVAAAGAVLSYVEETGAGVLASMTRVQAHHGDDHVTLDATTQRNLELTETMQGERDGTLFATIDHTETSAGRRLLKEWLCRPRRSLEVLERRQESVAALASAALARDELCDALGAAYDLARLASKASHGSADARDLIAVRETLAVLPAVAETIAATPDLADSPLSEIVERPDRAAARELRETLETAIAAEPPSTVTQGELFQRGYDDELDDLIDRHEAVREWLDSLADREKRQYGLSHVTVDRNRTDGYYIQVGKSAADGVPDHYEEIKTLKNSKRFTTDELEAKEREILRLEEQRGDLEYDLFEELREDVAAGAELLQDVGRALATVDALASLATHAAANRWVKPELHRGDRLEIDQGRHPVVEQTTEFVPNDVGLDGERSFLVVTGPNMSGKSTYMRQVACIVLLAQIGSFVPAREANLGLVDGIFTRVGALDELAQGRSTFMVEMSELSNILHAATEESLVILDEVGRGTATYDGISIAWAATEYLHNEIAAKTLFATHYHELTGLAETLPRVANVHVAADERDGDVTFLRTVREGPTDRSYGVHVAELAGVPDPVVDRAEVVLERLREEKAIEAKGSSSNEPVQTVFDLSSGQFRGSVDADGGKRADGSAADDTPIDPETEAVLADLESVDVTRTPPVELVAKVQEWQDRLEGDTGSH from the coding sequence ATGACCGAGGCGACGGGGATCGTCGGTGAGTTTCTCTCGCTCAAAGCGGGCACCGACGCTGACGTGCTGGCGATGCAGTGTGGGGATTTCTACGAGTTCTTCGGCGACGACGCGGAACTGGTCGGCGACGAACTGGACCTCAAGGTGACCTCGAAGTCTTCACAAGGCCAGTCGTATCCGATGGCTGGGGTTCCACTCGACGACCTGACGCCGTATCTCAAGGCGCTGGTCGAACGCGGCTACCGGGTCGCCGTCGCCGACCAGTACGAAACCGACTCCGGCCACGCCCGCGAGGTCGTCCGCGTCGTTACGCCGGGGACGTTGCTCGAGACCACCGACGCCGACGCCCAGTACCTCACAGCAGTCGTCGGCGACGCCGCCGACAGTTCGGACGGACGGTCCGCTCGAGGGTCGTCCACCGACGCCGCTTACGGCCTCGCGTTCGCCGACGTGACGACCGGCCGGTTTCTCGTCGCCGAAGCCGACGACGTCGACGGCGCGCTGACCGAACTCTACCGCTTCGACCCGGTCGAAGTCCTCCCCGGCCCCGATGCCCGAACCGACGACCGCCTGCTCGAGACCGTCCGTGAGCGCTTCGACGCAACGCTGTCACTCCACGAGACGGAAGCGTTCGCCCCGAAACGCGCCGCCCACGCGGTTCGCGATCAGTTCGGCGCCGAGACCGTCGATCGACTCCCCGTCGGCGAGCGAGCGGTCGCGGCCGCCGGAGCCGTTCTCTCGTACGTCGAGGAGACCGGCGCGGGCGTGCTCGCCTCGATGACGCGAGTTCAGGCCCACCACGGCGACGACCACGTCACGCTCGATGCGACCACCCAGCGCAACCTCGAGCTAACCGAGACCATGCAGGGCGAGCGCGACGGAACGCTGTTCGCCACCATCGATCACACCGAGACCAGCGCGGGCCGCCGGTTGCTCAAGGAGTGGCTCTGTCGGCCCCGCCGCTCGCTCGAGGTGCTCGAGCGCCGTCAGGAGTCTGTCGCCGCGCTCGCGTCGGCCGCGCTTGCACGCGACGAACTGTGCGACGCCCTCGGTGCGGCCTACGATCTGGCGCGGCTGGCGTCGAAGGCCAGTCACGGGAGCGCAGACGCGCGCGATCTGATCGCGGTCCGCGAGACGCTGGCCGTTCTGCCCGCCGTGGCCGAGACGATCGCCGCGACGCCCGACCTCGCCGATTCGCCGCTGTCAGAGATCGTCGAGCGGCCGGATCGGGCGGCCGCCCGCGAGCTACGCGAGACGCTCGAAACGGCTATTGCCGCGGAGCCGCCGTCGACGGTGACCCAGGGCGAACTCTTCCAGCGTGGCTACGACGACGAACTCGACGACCTCATCGACCGCCACGAGGCGGTTCGTGAGTGGCTCGACTCCCTCGCCGACCGTGAAAAGCGCCAGTACGGCCTCTCACACGTCACCGTCGACCGCAACCGGACCGACGGCTACTACATCCAGGTCGGTAAATCCGCCGCCGACGGCGTCCCCGACCACTACGAGGAGATCAAGACGCTGAAAAACTCCAAACGGTTTACCACCGACGAACTCGAGGCCAAAGAACGCGAGATCCTCCGACTCGAAGAACAACGTGGCGATCTCGAGTACGACCTCTTCGAGGAACTGCGCGAGGACGTCGCCGCGGGTGCCGAACTGTTACAGGACGTCGGTCGGGCGCTCGCGACCGTCGACGCCCTGGCGAGTCTGGCGACCCACGCCGCGGCGAACCGCTGGGTGAAACCCGAGTTGCACCGAGGGGATCGACTCGAGATCGACCAGGGTCGTCACCCCGTCGTCGAACAGACCACCGAGTTCGTCCCGAACGACGTCGGGTTGGATGGCGAACGGAGCTTTCTGGTCGTGACTGGACCCAACATGTCCGGTAAATCGACGTACATGCGCCAGGTCGCGTGTATCGTTCTGCTGGCACAGATCGGCAGTTTCGTCCCCGCACGTGAGGCGAACCTCGGCCTCGTCGACGGCATCTTCACCCGCGTGGGCGCGCTCGACGAGCTCGCCCAGGGACGATCGACGTTCATGGTCGAGATGAGCGAACTCTCGAACATCCTGCACGCGGCGACCGAGGAGTCGCTGGTCATTCTGGACGAAGTCGGCCGCGGGACGGCGACGTACGACGGCATCTCGATCGCCTGGGCCGCGACCGAGTATCTACACAACGAGATCGCGGCGAAGACGCTATTTGCTACCCACTACCACGAGCTAACTGGCCTCGCTGAAACCCTCCCCCGCGTCGCCAACGTCCACGTCGCTGCGGACGAACGCGACGGCGACGTCACCTTCCTTCGGACCGTCCGCGAAGGGCCGACCGATCGCAGCTACGGCGTTCACGTCGCCGAGCTCGCGGGCGTCCCCGACCCCGTCGTCGACCGCGCCGAGGTCGTCCTCGAGCGCCTGCGCGAGGAGAAAGCCATCGAAGCCAAAGGCAGTTCCTCGAACGAGCCCGTCCAGACCGTCTTCGACCTCTCGAGCGGCCAATTCCGCGGTTCGGTCGACGCCGATGGCGGCAAGCGAGCCGACGGATCGGCAGCAGACGACACCCCGATCGATCCCGAGACGGAGGCAGTGCTCGCGGACCTCGAGTCCGTCGACGTAACCCGGACGCCACCCGTCGAACTCGTCGCGAAGGTCCAGGAGTGGCAAGACCGACTCGAGGGCGACACGGGAAGCCACTGA
- a CDS encoding universal stress protein, translating into MAGPRDHRVLLPIDVLGGEAVPETVVEAFASVPIVLLGYRELPDQVGTDQARDQYGERAHTDLETLHDVFEAAGCLDVTTRLVFTHDRLKTFERVAVEERCDAVLVLNPAPVLESVLVALRGDVALEYIATLVGTLLEGTDLDVTFFHVVDESNREHGRTLLETAVDELAVTGVDRDRIDTALVADGSPTRRILEAAADHDLLVVGESRPSIRRFILRDRAKTLAKGTVDPVLVIRGEYLEQDGTAAEGGHDAVEEEP; encoded by the coding sequence ATGGCTGGGCCTCGAGATCATCGCGTTCTGCTCCCGATTGACGTCCTCGGCGGCGAGGCAGTACCCGAAACCGTCGTCGAGGCCTTCGCGTCGGTTCCCATCGTCTTGCTCGGCTACCGAGAGCTTCCCGACCAGGTCGGCACCGACCAGGCTCGCGACCAGTACGGCGAGCGCGCCCACACCGACCTCGAGACGCTCCACGACGTCTTCGAGGCCGCTGGCTGCCTCGACGTGACGACCCGACTCGTATTCACTCACGATCGGCTCAAAACGTTCGAACGCGTCGCGGTCGAAGAGCGCTGTGACGCCGTACTCGTGCTCAATCCCGCGCCCGTCCTCGAGTCGGTGCTCGTGGCCCTCCGCGGCGACGTCGCTCTCGAGTACATCGCCACGCTCGTCGGGACGCTCTTAGAGGGGACCGACCTCGACGTGACGTTCTTCCACGTCGTCGACGAGAGCAACCGCGAACACGGACGGACACTCCTCGAGACGGCAGTCGACGAACTCGCGGTCACCGGCGTCGACCGCGACCGAATCGACACTGCCCTCGTCGCCGATGGTTCGCCGACGCGACGGATTCTCGAGGCCGCAGCCGACCACGACTTGCTCGTCGTCGGTGAAAGTCGACCCTCGATACGCCGGTTTATCCTCCGTGATCGGGCGAAGACGCTCGCGAAGGGAACCGTCGATCCGGTGCTCGTGATCCGCGGTGAGTACCTCGAGCAGGACGGCACAGCAGCCGAGGGCGGTCACGACGCAGTCGAAGAAGAGCCGTAA